Genomic DNA from Microbacterium sp. NC79:
TACGCGCACGTCGATGTGATGCTGGCGGATCCGCTGACCGGCGGGGAGTTGGCAGGGCCAGCAACGGGGGAGTTATGGGTACGCGGGCCGAGTGTGTCGCCTGGATACCTGAACGATGCGGAAGCGACAGCGCGCACGATGAGCGGCGACTGGCTGCGCACTGGCGATGTGGCTGAGCGTCTGCCTGACGGGCAGCTGCGCATCATCGACCGCGTGAAAGACATCTTTATTTCGGGTGGCGAGAACGTATCGTCGGCCGAGGTTGAGCGAGCGTTGGAGAAGCATCCGCAGATCGAGCGCGCCGGTGTCGTCGGTATTCCCGATGAGGTGTGGGGCGAGCGAGGCCTGGCGTTTATCGTTGCCAGCGCGCCGATCAGCGCCGATGAGGTTCTTGCACATGCACGAACCCTGCTGGCTGGTTTCAAGGTTCCGGTGCGGGTGGAGTTCGTCGCTGAACTTCCCACGCTTTCTATTGAAAAGCTCGCGCGTACACAGTTGCGTGACCGAGCCCGAGCGATTGTGGGGATGCTGTGATCGCTGACCTGGAAGAAGGCGCGACAGTCTCAAACGCGACCGGAAAGCCGCTGACCAAGCGTGGCGAGGCCACCCGAATGCGGCTGCTGGAAGCGGCGGAACACGTGTTCGCCGAGCAGGGATACCACGAAGCCTCGATCGTAAAAATAACGGAGCGCGCAGGCATCGGCCTTGGCACGTTCTACCTGTACTTCGACAGTAAGCAGACGATTTTTGAGGCGCTCGTGATCGACCTCAACCGACGCGTCCGTCACTCGATGGCGGAGGCGATGGCCGGGGCTCCCGACCGCATTGCGGCTGAGCGCGCCGGGTTTGCAGGCTTTTTCCGCTTCACGGCCGAGCACCCCGCTCTGTACCGCGTGGTGCGCGAGGCCGAGTTTGTTTCACCCGAAGTTCTGCGCCTGCACTACACCCGCATTGTTGAAGGCTACGAAGCGGGCCTTGCTGCGGCGAAAGAAGCCGGCGATATTGACCGGCGGCTCGACCCGGAAGTGACCGCATGGGCACTCATGGGCATGGGCGAATTGATCGGCATGCGCTTCCTGCTCTGGGAGCGGGACGAAAACGGCCAGCCGCCTGCACAACTGGACGATCGCGTCTTTGCCGCGATGACACTAATGATTGATAACGCGCTCGCACCGCGTCGAGAGGGGAACGATGATGACTGAACAAGATCTGGCCGGAAAACGAGCTGTGGTCACCGGAGGCGCAAGCGGCATTGGGCTCGCGTGTGCCGAAGAGTTCGCACGCCGCGGCGCCCACGTTGTCATCGCCGACTTCAATGCGGAAGCAGCGAACCAGGCGGCAGACGCGCTCGGCGGTGAAGCGTGGGTCGTTGATCTCAGCGACACGAAGGCGCTCGACAACCTCTCACTGCAGGCGGACATTCTCGTCAACAACGCAGGAATTCAGCGCGTCGCACCCATTCACGAGTACGACCCTGACACGTTCCGCCTGATCCAGTCGTTGATGGTGACGGCTCCCTTCCTCCTGATCCGCGCTGTGCTGCCAGGCATGTACGAACGTGGCTGGGGACGCATCATCAATATTTCTTCGGTGCATGGCATTCGCGCGAGCGCGTTTAAGTCGGCGTATGTTGCCGCCAAGCACGGTCTCGAAGGACTCTCCAAAGTGGCGGCGCTGGAGGGCGGCCCCCACGGCGTCACCAGCAACTGCATCAACCCGGCCTATGTGCGCACCCCGCTCGTGGAGAAGCAGATCGCCGACCAGGCGAAGGTGCACGGCATCACGGAGGCCGAAGTCGTCGAAAAGATCATGCTGACCGAGCCGGCCATCAAGCGCATGATCGAGCCCGCCGAAGTTGGCTCGCTTGCCGGCTGGCTCGCGAGCGACAATGCCGGCATGGTCACCGGATCGTCGTACGTCATGGATGGTGGATGGAGCGCACGATGAGTCTGCAACACACGTACTCAGCCGTCGCGGTTCCGGTTTCTGGCGGCGACCTCGCCGTGGGAATCTGGGAACCCGTCGGCGAAATCACTGACACGATCGTGGCGATTCATGGCGTGACGGCCTCGCACCTCGCCTGGCTCGATGTGGTTCCCACTCTTCCAGGCGTCCGCATTGTGGCACCAGACCTGCGTGGTCGTGGGCGAAGCAATGGCATTGAGGGGCCTGCCGGAATGGCAGCACACGCCGCTGACATCATCGCGATGATGGATGCGCTTGGGCTGGAAAAGACCATGTTGGTCGGCCACTCGATGGGCGCTTTCGTCTCCGTTGTGACCGCGTATGTGCACCCCGAGCGTATTTCGCGCATCGTGCTCGTTGACGGCGGATTGCCGTTGGAAGTGCCCGTTGGCCTTAACGCTGAAGCGCTGGTCAAGCACATCCTCGGCCCGACGGCTGCGCGACTCGAGATGCGCTTCGCGTCGGTCGATGAGTACCTCAAACTGTGGCGCGCGCACCCGGCCTTTGCGGATGCGTGGACGCCCGAGCTGGAACGCTACCTCGCCTATGACCTGGTGCCTGATGGTTCCGGCGCCCTTCGCCCCGCCACCAGTTTTGCCGTCACCGTGGATGACACGGTCGATCTGAACACCGGATCGCTACCGCGTGAAGCAATCGCGGGAATCTCGGTTCCCGCCGTGTTTGTGTGGGTGCCGCGGGGGCTGCAGAACGAGACGCCCGGCCTGTACTCGCCCGAGCAGATCGCTCGACTCGAGGAGTCGTTGCCGACGGTGCGGTTCCGCTTCGTTGAGGACCTCAACCACTACACCGTGGTGATGTCAGAGCGGGGCGCATCAGCCATCGCCCCGATCATCGCGGCCGAACTCGCGGAGCTGCACCTCTAACCTGGCGTCCCGCCTGAGCCTTGTCTCGCGTCGGAGATGCTGGGGCCAGAGTGACACTTTCGCGGCGTGTCTGGTGTCACACGGCGACATCTCCGACGCGGGACAAACGCTCGCGCGGGTTCCCGGCGCTGCAAGCGCGGGCTTCCGGCGCTGGTGGCGCGGGTTTTCGGCGCCGGTGGCTTGGGTACCAGGTGCGGGCAAGTGCGGGTGTATCGTTGCGCGGCGTCGGAAGTGTTGTCGGACGTCGGAAGACACGCCGCCGAATCGCCACATGCGTCACATGGCTTCCGACGTGGGGTGACGGTTCGGCGGGACAGCGGAACCGGCAGGGCTTACGCAGGACCGGCTGCACCGCGTACTTTTGCCGCATGACAAGCACACAACTGACCGAACTTTCCTTTTCCGTCTCGGGGCGTGTGGCACGACCCGTCGCCGTGGTATACGAAGCCGTGGCCGATCCCGATCAGCTGTCGAGCTATTTCGCGACCGGTGGCGCGCAGGGACGATTGGAACCAGGATCTGACGTCACGTGGGACTTCGCCGATTTTCCCGGTCGCTTTCCGGTCGCAGTCGTCGAGGCCGAGAAGCCGCGGCGCATCACGATTGAACGGGAAGCCCAGCACGCCACCGGCGGTGCCGGAACCACGCGCGCAACGTTCGAGTTTGCATCACTCGACAATGACACCCGCACGCTCGTGACGATTACCGAGGCTTCGTGGCTCGCAACGCCAGACGGCGCGAAGTCAGCCTTCGGCAATTGCGAAGGCTGGACAGGCATGCTCATTGCCATGAAGGCGTGGGTTGAGCATGGCATCAACCTCCGCGCCGGCTTCTACCGCTAGCGCCCGCTCGCGGCGAGGGCGGCGGTGAGTTGATGGGCGTGTGACAGCAGGTCGCGGCCGAGGCGGGGGAGTCGGTCAGGGCCAAAGCG
This window encodes:
- a CDS encoding TetR/AcrR family transcriptional regulator; amino-acid sequence: MRLLEAAEHVFAEQGYHEASIVKITERAGIGLGTFYLYFDSKQTIFEALVIDLNRRVRHSMAEAMAGAPDRIAAERAGFAGFFRFTAEHPALYRVVREAEFVSPEVLRLHYTRIVEGYEAGLAAAKEAGDIDRRLDPEVTAWALMGMGELIGMRFLLWERDENGQPPAQLDDRVFAAMTLMIDNALAPRREGNDDD
- a CDS encoding 3-hydroxybutyrate dehydrogenase yields the protein MTEQDLAGKRAVVTGGASGIGLACAEEFARRGAHVVIADFNAEAANQAADALGGEAWVVDLSDTKALDNLSLQADILVNNAGIQRVAPIHEYDPDTFRLIQSLMVTAPFLLIRAVLPGMYERGWGRIINISSVHGIRASAFKSAYVAAKHGLEGLSKVAALEGGPHGVTSNCINPAYVRTPLVEKQIADQAKVHGITEAEVVEKIMLTEPAIKRMIEPAEVGSLAGWLASDNAGMVTGSSYVMDGGWSAR
- a CDS encoding alpha/beta hydrolase, producing MSLQHTYSAVAVPVSGGDLAVGIWEPVGEITDTIVAIHGVTASHLAWLDVVPTLPGVRIVAPDLRGRGRSNGIEGPAGMAAHAADIIAMMDALGLEKTMLVGHSMGAFVSVVTAYVHPERISRIVLVDGGLPLEVPVGLNAEALVKHILGPTAARLEMRFASVDEYLKLWRAHPAFADAWTPELERYLAYDLVPDGSGALRPATSFAVTVDDTVDLNTGSLPREAIAGISVPAVFVWVPRGLQNETPGLYSPEQIARLEESLPTVRFRFVEDLNHYTVVMSERGASAIAPIIAAELAELHL
- a CDS encoding SRPBCC domain-containing protein gives rise to the protein MTSTQLTELSFSVSGRVARPVAVVYEAVADPDQLSSYFATGGAQGRLEPGSDVTWDFADFPGRFPVAVVEAEKPRRITIEREAQHATGGAGTTRATFEFASLDNDTRTLVTITEASWLATPDGAKSAFGNCEGWTGMLIAMKAWVEHGINLRAGFYR